The Verrucomicrobiia bacterium genomic sequence CCGCAGCGAGGGCCTCGACGACGCGGGCCACCTCGCGGCGCCAGCGCTTTTTCCCGAGCCGCTCCAGGCCGCGCAAGCCGACGTAGTCCTCAAAGGTCGCCTTGCGGTAGGGCAGGTGCGCCAGCTCCATGGGCTCGATGAGGCCGTCCACAATCATGCACGACCCCAGTCCCGTCCCGAGCCCGAGGAACAGCATCCGGCCCTTGCGATAGCTGCCGTAGGCCTGCAGGGCGGCGTCGTTCAGGATCTTTACCGGCTTGCCGAAGGCACGATGGAAATCGAATCCCACCCAGCCGGCGCCGAGGTTGTGGGGTTCGGCGACGATCCGGCCGCCGTGGATGAATCCGGGATAGCCGATGGTCACGACATCATGCGGCCAGTCGCGGGTGAGGCGGCGCACGCCAGACACCAGCCGTCGCGGCGTCAGTTGTGTCCCGCTGGCGAAGGCGCGCCGCGTCGTCTGGCCGGTGGCCAGCAGCTTCACCTGGGTCCCCCCCACATCAATGACCAGGACGTTCATCGCAACCGGGCATCTTCTGCCGGCGGCCAAGGAAACGATGCGGCCGCGGTGTTGGCAAGGACCGGGCGGTCGTCCCCGGTGCCTGAAGACGTCGTCCCGCAGACGTGGCGGAGCTGAATTGGGTCGCGATGGAACACGCCCGGAGTGGGGTAGGGACGCGCTCCCGCACGTCCGTGACGTCCTCCGCTGCGCGTTTGGAGTGGTTGCGGGGATCGTGGGTAGGCCCTGGCACCTGGCGCTTCCCGCGTTCCCGATCGTTTGTGCACGAACGCAGCGGAATCGAAGTGGGTCG encodes the following:
- a CDS encoding ROK family protein; translation: MNVLVIDVGGTQVKLLATGQTTRRAFASGTQLTPRRLVSGVRRLTRDWPHDVVTIGYPGFIHGGRIVAEPHNLGAGWVGFDFHRAFGKPVKILNDAALQAYGSYRKGRMLFLGLGTGLGSCMIVDGLIEPMELAHLPYRKATFEDYVGLRGLERLGKKRWRREVARVVEALAAALEPDDIVIGGGNVKQLKELPPGCRAGDNANAFAGGFRLWESRGKPAGARRARARRVPPRKPAA